A stretch of the Apteryx mantelli isolate bAptMan1 chromosome 3, bAptMan1.hap1, whole genome shotgun sequence genome encodes the following:
- the FEZ2 gene encoding fasciculation and elongation protein zeta-2 isoform X3: MAAEASQRDPGDWQDFSVFQPAAGSGPEAARDKGGWGGGDLAAKLSLCFEPPQARDGGGESRVAPRPLTEQSALQDDEIWNALTDNYGNVMPVDWKSSHTRALHLPTLNLSEKGVNDNLNLDLSDDEELREQLDMHSIIVSCINDEPLFTAEQVIEEIEEMMQESPDPEDDETPTQSDRLSILSQEIQTLKRSSTNNSYEERVKRLSVAELNELLEEIETAIKDYSEELVQQLALRDELEFEKEVKNSFISVLIEVQNKQREHKETAKKKKKLKNGSPQNGKQERGHMPGTRFSMEGISNVIQNGLRHTFGNSGGEKQS; this comes from the exons ATGGCGGCGGAGGCCTCGCAGCGAGACCCGGGGGACTGGCAAGACTTCTCGGTCTTCCagcccgccgcggggagcggcccCGAGGCGGCCCGCGACaagggcggctggggcgggggggattTGGCGGCCAAGTTATCCCTCTGCTTTGAGCCCCCGCAGGCCCGCGACGGCGGCGGCGAGAGCCGCGTTGCGCCGCGGCCCCTCACGGAGCAGAGCGCCCTGCAGGACGACGA GATTTGGAATGCTTTGACTGATAATTATGGTAATGTAATGCCAGTTGACTGGAAATCTTCCCACACCAGAGCTTTGCACTTGCCAACACTGAATCTTTCAGAAAAAGGG GTAAATGACAACTTGAATCTTGACCTGTCAGATGATGAAGAGCTGAGAGAACAGTTGGATATGCATTCTATCATTGTTTCCTGCATCAATGATGAACCACTGTTCACAGCAGAACAG GTGATTGAAGAAATAGAGGAGATGATGCAAGAATCACCTGATCCAGAAGATGATGAAACACCCACCCAATCAGATCGGCTCTCCATACTTTCCCAGGAAATTCAGACACTCAAGAGATCCAGTACGAACAACAGTTATGAAGAAA GAGTAAAAAGATTGTCTGTTGCCGAGTTAAATGAACTGCTAGAAGAAATTGAGACTGCCATTAAGGATTATTCTGAGGAACTGGTACAGCAGTTGGCATTACGAGATGAGTTGGAGTTTGAGAAGGAAGTGAAAAATAGCTTCATTTCTGTCCTCATTGAAGTACAAAATAAACAGAGAGAGcacaaagaaacagcaaagaagaaaaagaagctgaaaaatggTAGTCCTCAAAATGGCAAACAGGAAAGAGGTCATATGCCTGGAACG CGCTTCAGCATGGAAGGGATCTCAAATGTCATACAGAATGGCCTCCGCCACACATTTGGAAACTCAGGTGGAGAGAAACAG